In Anaerolineales bacterium, the DNA window CAGCTCGATGCCTTCGAGCAGGGCGTCGTACATCGCCGTGTCATCCTGCGTCTCCAGTCCATCGATCGTCTGGTGCAGGGCAGCGCGATTCTGGGTGACCGGCTGCACCAAGTCGCTCTCGACATTGAAGGCCAGAATCCCCGCCTGATCGCCGGCCCGCATCTGGTCGACATAGGCATGGGCGGCGGCCTGCGCCGCCTTGAGCTTGCCCGCCACGGCCATGCTTCCAGAGACATCGATCACCAGCAGCGTGGTTAGCGGGCCGATCTCCCCTTGTCCGCTGACCGACTCGAGTCGGACCGCTTCGCCGTTCTCGAACAGCTGAAGCCGCTCGGGCGCGATCGGCATCGGTTCTCCGGAGGCATCGGTTGCCGAGACAAACACCTGCACCGCGGGAAACTGCGACCGGTCGATCTGAGTCACGTGCACGATCAGGTCGTCTTCGGCCTGGGCTGCCGCTCCGGGCTTGGCCGCGAGCGGTGAGAACGCGAAGGCGCCGAGAGACAGCAGCACCAAGGAGCGCGACATCCGGAGGGTCATCTCGTCACCTTCTCTCGTGATACACCAGCTCGGTGTTGCCCATGCGGATCTTCTGGTGGTCCGCCAAGGCGGCTATCTCGACCTTGCGGTTGTTGACGTAGGTTCCCTTCAAGCTGAGGTCCTTGAGGTTCAGGTGTGTGCCGGCACCGACCAGCATGGCGTGTTGGGGAGCGATATCGGGGTCCGGCAGGGCGATGTCGGCCTTGAGGGCGTCGCTGCCGAGGATGGCGGCC includes these proteins:
- a CDS encoding FHA domain-containing protein; this encodes GALGGALLVASQQRLDNPMLGKAMGLVVLGACVGAFIALISVLLSRAWLEVVSGKLRGAEFMLDKYLKAGGPAAILGSDALKADIALPDPDIAPQHAMLVGAGTHLNLKDLSLKGTYVNNRKVEIAALADHQKIRMGNTELVYHERR